A genomic region of Torulaspora delbrueckii CBS 1146 chromosome 7, complete genome contains the following coding sequences:
- the CTS1 gene encoding chitinase (similar to Saccharomyces cerevisiae CTS1 (YLR286C); ancestral locus Anc_6.80): MISSFLTWLCLLLLSPLTYAFDIQSKQNVALYWGQNSAGSQQSLGEYCQSTDADIYLLSFLYQFPTIGLNFASACTTSFGDGTLHCSEIAQDIKTCQSLGKKVFLSLGGASGAYGFSDDNSAKQFAQTLWDTFGEGSGTAERPFDSAIIDGFDLDIENNQPTGYAALVTELRTLFAKGTKKYYISAAPQCVYPDASVGDVLANADVDFAFIQFYNNYCNVDKSFNWDTWLNFAQSVSPNKDIKLYLGLPGSATAASSGYISDLSLLKETIAKISTTANFGGVAMWDASQAFANKIDGQSYVSHIKNILSSGSSDLTGTSASSSSSTFTSSASSSTSSIAVPATTSSSEAKTSTLEPSFPTTTVATNTEAKTTTLAPQDTLQTSVTTSASDSSTTSTTSTVKITQTLTSANIKQVSTSSNETPVVTTETSSSATRTTLAPTTTPVTTTTPVITTTPASTTTPATTATTATTATPAVTTSATTTQATTSASTAHEQAVSLNALYSSGKYNGKETCSNGDIACSSTGEFAICNYGTWVTMACAQGTTCFAYDSGESVSSGCNFSNLKDNFTK, encoded by the coding sequence ATGATCAGTTCATTCCTTACTTGGCTGTGCCTACTTCTCCTCAGCCCTTTGACATATGCTTTTGACATACAATCCAAGCAAAATGTGGCACTTTACTGGGGTCAAAACTCTGCTGGTTCTCAGCAGTCATTGGGTGAATATTGTCAGTCCACTGATGCAGATATCTATCTGTTGTCCTTCCTTTATCAGTTCCCAACTATCGGTTTAAACTTTGCAAGTGCTTGTACTACTTCATTTGGAGATGGCACACTGCACTGTTCCGAGATCGCTCAGGATATCAAAACTTGTCAGTCCCTTGGTAAGAAAGTTTTCCTTTCTTTAGGTGGTGCTTCTGGTGCATATGGGTTTAGTGATGACAACAGCGCTAAGCAATTTGCTCAAACACTTTGGGACACATTTGGTGAAGGTTCTGGGACTGCTGAACGTCCATTTGACTCTGCAATTATTGATGGATTTGACCTTGATATTGAGAACAATCAACCTACTGGTTACGCTGCCTTAGTTACTGAGCTAAGAACTCTTTTCGCCAAAGGTACCAAGAAATACTACATCTCCGCAGCTCCTCAATGCGTCTATCCAGACGCATCCGTCGGTGATGTACTAGCCAACGCCGACGTTGATTTTGCGTTCATCCAGTTCTACAACAACTACTGTAACGTTGACAAGAGTTTTAACTGGGATACCTGGCTAAATTTTGCGCAAAGCGTATCTCCAaacaaagatatcaagtTATACTTAGGTTTACCAGGTTCTGCTACCGCTGCTAGTTCAGGTTATATTTCAGATTTGTCTTTATTGAAGGAGacaattgcaaaaatttcaactacTGCCAACTTTGGGGGTGTTGCTATGTGGGATGCTTCCCAGGCGTTTGCCAACAAGATTGACGGTCAATCTTATGTTTCTcacatcaagaacatttTGAGTTCAGGAAGCAGTGATTTGACAGGTACTTCTGCGTCTAGcagttcttcaaccttCACTTCTTCGgcatcatcttccacaAGCTCTATCGCAGTTCCAGCCACGACTTCCAGCTCTGAGGCCAAGACTTCCACACTTGAACCTTCTTTCCCTACCACGACCGTCGCTACAAACACTGAAGCTAAGACTACAACTCTTGCGCCTCAAGACactcttcaaacttctgTCACGACGTCTGCCAGTGATTCTTCGACAACTTCTACTACGAGTACAGTAAAGATCACACAGACCCTGACTTCCGCAAACATCAAACAAGTTTCGACCAGTTCAAACGAGACCCCTGTTGTTACAACGGAGACTTCTAGCTCGGCTACTAGAACTACATTGGCCCCAACAACCACTCCTGTCACAACAACTACTCCCGTCATAACAACTACTCCAGCTTCAACAACCACTCCTGCTACAACTGCTACAACTGCTACAACTGCTACTCCTGCTGTAACTACAAGTGCTACAACTACTCAGGCCACTACAAGTGCTTCTACAGCGCATGAACAGGCAGTAAGCTTGAATGCACTTTACTCATCCGGAAAATACAACGGCAAGGAAACTTGTAGCAATGGTGATATTGCATGCTCTTCCACCGGCGAATTTGCCATCTGTAACTATGGTACTTGGGTGACAATGGCCTGCGCTCAAGGTACAACATGTTTTGCATATGATTCTGGTGAGTCTGTGTCCAGTGGTTGTAACTTCTCAAATCTAAAGGATAATTTCACCAAGTAA
- the NNT1 gene encoding S-adenosylmethionine-dependent methyltransferase (similar to Saccharomyces cerevisiae NNT1 (YLR285W); ancestral locus Anc_6.79) — translation MSDTESIDEGFGLFEEPEDFRPPPPAAHFAEYERSSVSPESKSQIGKIQLRLVGSSPLWGHLLWNAGIYTAKHLDRNTQLVKGKKVLELGAAAGLPSLVSSMIGAEKVVSTDYPDADLLQNIQHNVDHVLFEGKSVSEISQRDIVVEGYIWGNDYSPLQKHIGGPGAKFDLIILSDLVFNHTEHTKLLQTTKDLLADDGKALVVFSPHRPWLLNDDLQFFETAKEFGLKPEVIEMVNWKPMFEEDEETSEVRSRVYAHYLTH, via the coding sequence ATGTCTGATACGgagtcaattgatgaaggatttggcctttttgaagaacctgAGGATTTCCGCCCTCCGCCACCCGCTGCGCATTTCGCAGAGTACGAGAGATCAAGCGTATCGCCCGAATCTAAGTCTCAAATCGGTAAGATCCAACTACGTTTAGTTGGTAGCTCACCACTTTGGGGCCACCTGCTGTGGAACGCAGGAATTTACACAGCAAAGCACCTGGACCGTAATACTCAGTTGGTTAAGGGTAAGAAAGTCTTGGAACTTGGAGCAGCTGCTGGGCTCCCATCTCTGGtttcatcaatgattgGTGCGGAGAAGGTTGTGTCTACTGACTACCCAGATGCTGATCTGTTGCAGAATATACAACATAATGTCGACCATGTACTCTTCGAGGGTAAATCAGTGTCTGAAATTTCTCAGAGAGatattgttgttgaaggttATATTTGGGGGAATGACTACTCACCTCTGCAAAAACACATTGGTGGTCCTGGCGCGAAGTTTGATTTGATAATCTTGAGCGATTTGGTTTTCAATCATACAGAGCATACAAAACTCTTGCAAACCACGAAGGATCTTTTGGCAGATGATGGCAAGGCTTTGGTAGTGTTCTCGCCTCATAGACCTTGGTTGTTGAACGACGatttacaattttttgaGACTGCTAAGGAATTTGGCTTAAAACCAGAGGTTATTGAGATGGTGAATTGGAAGCCaatgtttgaagaagacgaagagaCATCAGAAGTAAGGTCTCGTGTTTATGCCCACTACCTGACGCATTGA
- the ECI1 gene encoding dodecenoyl-CoA isomerase (similar to Saccharomyces cerevisiae ECI1 (YLR284C) and DCI1 (YOR180C); ancestral locus Anc_6.78): MAADNSTDRIKFHKDGPFFVIKLDDPGSLNALGGPEYLYLAELLEKADQDPEIYFTVLQSSGRFFSSGADFQSILKAQKKDSSEPELNKWLSYFVSRNVYVTDMFSRHSKALICCMNGPAIGMSAALCALCDIVYAMNDKVYLLYPFSSIGLVTEGGTSVTLPMKLGSSVSFESLMFSKPIKYDKLEGTIITKNYEMSNTEEFNEAVMKDLKLKVKDLHWPSVLGIKKLVKENYVRDLERANSVEVNDAIKYWVKGIPQRSFKQLSQKQRRHKL; the protein is encoded by the coding sequence ATGGCAGCTGACAATAGTACTGACAGGATCAAGTTTCATAAGGATGGGCCTTTTTTCGTGATAAAACTGGACGATCCGGGATCTTTAAATGCGCTTGGGGGTCCCGAATACCTTTATCTGGCCGAACTGCTTGAGAAGGCTGATCAAGATCCCGAGATTTATTTCACTGTATTGCAAAGCAGTGGCAGATTCTTTTCCAGCGGCGCAGATTTCCAATCGATTTTGAAGGCGCAGAAGAAGGACTCGAGTGAACCGGAGCTTAACAAATGGTTGAGTTATTTTGTCTCACGTAATGTCTATGTGACTGATATGTTCTCTAGACATAGCAAAGCTCTCATATGTTGCATGAATGGACCTGCTATTGGTATGAGTGCTGCGCTATGCGCGCTATGTGATATCGTATATGCCATGAACGACAAAGTATACCTTCTGTATCCCTTTTCGAGCATTGGACTAGTGACTGAAGGCGGGACCTCTGTCACTTTACCTATGAAGTTGGGGAGCAGTGTATCCTTTGAGAGTTTGATGTTCAGTAAGCCAATAAAATACGACAAACTGGAGGGTACCATCATTACTAAAAATTATGAGATGAGCAATACCGAAGAATTCAACGAGGCCGTTATGAAAgacttgaaattgaaagtcAAAGACTTGCATTGGCCCAGTGTGCTTGGtatcaagaaactggtGAAGGAAAACTATGTTAGAGACCTCGAACGGGCTAACTCCGTAGAAGTCAACGATGCGATAAAATACTGGGTCAAGGGAATCCCACAACGAAGCTTCAAACAGTTGAGCCAAAAACAAAGGAGGCATAAGCTTTGA
- the PUT7 gene encoding Put7p (similar to Saccharomyces cerevisiae YLR283W; ancestral locus Anc_6.77) has product MLRCIFRRSWPLRGPLRVRYSTVSPKSRLLSNEPAKMTSGSGSTAPRGGFMGKLPEQLISEGNGMKPTRAENQIDTLKCYNMLVDRGFTPAQTELVIDLLLETLNKNFFSSYNNVFLQNMELENQSHLFHAAETELKYAIQTSRDSQLNDQHLQLMKLIRDLDSLQDEINELIINLLQKDSKVDFNNQKTENTLLQRKIKLELSDCTNKIATKMLGNARSEIESLRWQTTRSGLLAILILVFFIMGGASFARKLTAQHDEAELKESEAKEPEITQ; this is encoded by the coding sequence ATGTTACGCTGTATATTTCGAAGATCATGGCCATTACGTGGACCGTTAAGAGTAAGATATAGCACAGTGTCACCTAAATCTCGACTGCTAAGCAATGAGCCAGCCAAAATGACTAGTGGTAGCGGATCAACAGCTCCGCGGGGGGGATTTATGGGTAAACTGCCTGAACAACTGATCTCCGAGGGCAATGGAATGAAACCTACTCGAGCTGAGAACCAAATCGACACGCTTAAATGTTACAACATGTTGGTTGACCGCGGATTCACGCCTGCACAAACCGAGCTGGTAATAGACCTGCTATTGGAAACTTTGAAtaaaaatttcttctcaagtTACAACAATGTGTTCTTGCAAAATATGGAACTTGAGAATCAATCACATCTTTTCCATGCTGCAGAGACCGAGTTGAAATATGCTATCCAAACATCAAGAGACAGTCAATTGAACGATCAGCATTTACAATTAATGAAATTAATTCGTGACTTGGACTCCTTACAAGACGAAATCAACGAATTGATAATAAACCTTTTACAAAAGGATTCTAAAGTGGACTTTAATAATCAAAAGACTGAGAACACCttacttcaaagaaagataaaaTTGGAGTTAAGTGACTGCACCAATAAAATCGCTACGAAAATGCTTGGTAATGCAAGATCAGAGATTGAGAGTTTGAGATGGCAAACCACTAGAAGTGGTCTTTTGGCGATTCTGATTTTAGTGTTCTTCATTATGGGAGGTGCCAGTTTTGCAAGGAAATTAACTGCTCAACATGATGAGGCAGAACTTAAAGAATCAGAAGCAAAGGAGCCAGAAATAACACAATAA